A region from the Vicia villosa cultivar HV-30 ecotype Madison, WI linkage group LG3, Vvil1.0, whole genome shotgun sequence genome encodes:
- the LOC131660475 gene encoding glutamate-1-semialdehyde 2,1-aminomutase, chloroplastic-like produces the protein MAASGIAGAGLTLLNCFSSTASSSSSTRCRTRSLTMAVSTDQKPKTTERLTLRKSEEAFAAAKELMPGGVNSPVRAFKSVGGQPIIIDSVKGSRMWDIDGNEYIDYVGSWGPAIIGHADDQVLAALSETMKKGTSFGAPCLLENTLAEMVIAAVPSIEMVRFVNSGTEACMGALRLARAFTGKEKIIKFEGCYHGHADPFLVKAGSGVATLGLPDSPGVPKAATNETLTAPYNDIAAVEKIFEDNKGDIAVVFLEPVVGNAGFITPKPDFLSALRKITKENNALLVFDEVMTGFRLSYGGAQEYFGITPDITTLGKIIGGGLPVGAYGGRRDIMETVAPAGPMYQAGTLSGNPLAMTAGIQTLKRIKEAGTYEYLDNITGELVQGIVEAGKKAGHAMCGGHINGMFGFFFTEGPVYNFTDAKKSDTEKFAKFFWGMLAEGVYLAPSQFEAGFTSLAHTSDDIKKTIAAAERVFREI, from the exons ATGGCTGCTTCGGGTATCGCTGGAGCAGGACTTACCCTTCTCAACTGCTTCTCCTCCaccgcttcttcttcttcttcaactcgaTGTCGTACTCGTTCTCTCACCATGGCCGTATCCACCGATCAGAAGCCCAAAACCACCGAAAGACTCACTCTCCGCAAGTCCGAAGAAGCTTTCGCCGCTGCAAAG GAATTGATGCCTGGAGGAGTTAACTCCCCCGTTCGTGCCTTCAAATCAGTTGGTGGACAACCCATCATCATTGACTCTGTTAAAGGCTCTCGGATGTGGGACATTGATGGTAACGAATATATTGACTACGTTGGTTCTTGGGGTCCTGCAATTATCGGTCACGCCGATGATCag GTGCTTGCGGCTCTGTCTGAAACAATGAAGAAAGGAACTAGTTTTGGTGCACCTTGTCTTTTGGAGAACACACTTGCAGAGATGGTTATCGCGGCCGTTCCCAGCATTGAAATGGTGAGATTTGTGAATTCGGGGACGGAAGCATGCATGGGCGCGCTCCGTCTGGCGCGTGCTTTTACTGGGAAGGAAAAGATCATCAAGTTTGAGGGATGTTATCACGGCCACGCTGATCCTTTTCTGGTTAAGGCTGGCAGTGGAGTTGCCACCCTCGGACTTCCTGATTCACCTGGTGTTCCTAAAGCTGCTACCAATGAAACACTTACGGCACCCTATAATGATATTGCTGCTGTTGAGAAGATCTTTGAGGACAACAAAGGAGATATAGCCGTTGTTTTTCTTGAACCTGTTGTTGGAAATGCTGGTTTCATTACACCGAAACCTGATTTCCTTAGTGCCTTGCGCAAAATTACTAAGGAAAATAATGCCCTTCTTGTGTTTGATGAAGTTATGACTGGATTTCGTTTGTCGTATGGAGGTGCTCAAGAATATTTTGGCATAACTCCTGATATAACAACTCTGGGGAAGATCATTGGAGGGGGTTTGCCTGTAGGTGCATATGGAGGTAGGAGGGATATTATGGAGACGGTGGCTCCAGCTGGACCTATGTATCAGGCTGGGACATTGAGTGGGAACCCATTGGCCATGACTGCAGGTATACAGACTCTGAAGCGTATTAAGGAGGCAGGAACATACGAGTACTTGGACAACATTACAGGTGAACTTGTTCAAGGAATTGTTGAAGCTGGGAAGAAGGCGGGGCATGCAATGTGTGGTGGGCATATAAATGGGATGTTTGGGTTTTTCTTTACAGAGGGACCCGTGTACAATTTTACAGATGCAAAAAAGAGTGACACTGAGAAGTTTGCTAAGTTTTTCTGGGGTATGTTAGCAGAAGGTGTTTATTTGGCACCTTCACAGTTTGAGGCGGGGTTCACTAGTTTGGCGCATACTTCTGATGACATCAAGAAGACTATTGCGGCTGCTGAGAGGGTCTTCAGGGAGATCTGA